A region of Natribaculum luteum DNA encodes the following proteins:
- a CDS encoding PGF-pre-PGF domain-containing protein codes for MRGTALIVAIVIVTSTIGGIAAGTHHPAVAEPGSADVAAAQTADSYVVEQGSFCEPIEPLSSGETVEEFYDYRNHETHPPSVDRLYSSYGTTHLQEDDTSQLFLHEGPNGTSLVVVNDRLDGNTGGGAATFEFVGLPREAEWVVQDDDYSGATATFDAGDGWASASWIWTQHRTDGGAIRGGLDGQFAVTIHPAFNDDAEFDPADDDTVVGGDITDWDVLSGSAENPDRTSLPSLEEPVTIRSGTCDDPSITYDQTDDGLTATVGDGDDGDQVFLRPSSGPDDGVRFEQVGVTTEGEPFSVTFADRHTESAPDDAETLSSLTVTGDGTPEETETTIVFSVEKDRLEESGVEPEDLALYERAGDEWRQVPTSVHDESNESYQFVAEGSTVSSLAVAEQRQNLESSGGTGGSSTGGEDDPESMRGFGIVGSVGALLAIVWLWTTRRSSE; via the coding sequence ATGAGAGGAACAGCACTCATCGTCGCGATAGTGATCGTCACGTCGACGATCGGTGGAATCGCCGCTGGAACGCATCACCCTGCAGTCGCCGAGCCGGGTTCCGCGGACGTCGCCGCCGCACAGACGGCCGACTCCTACGTCGTCGAACAGGGATCGTTCTGCGAACCGATCGAACCGCTGTCGTCCGGCGAGACGGTCGAGGAGTTCTACGACTACCGGAACCACGAGACGCATCCGCCGTCGGTCGACCGACTGTACAGCTCCTACGGCACCACCCACCTCCAGGAGGACGACACCAGTCAGCTCTTCCTCCACGAGGGGCCAAACGGCACGAGTCTCGTCGTCGTCAACGATCGACTCGACGGCAACACCGGCGGCGGTGCGGCCACGTTCGAGTTCGTCGGGCTGCCTCGAGAGGCCGAGTGGGTCGTCCAGGACGACGACTACTCGGGCGCGACGGCGACGTTCGACGCCGGCGACGGCTGGGCGTCCGCGTCGTGGATCTGGACGCAGCACCGGACCGACGGCGGAGCGATCCGTGGTGGACTCGACGGCCAGTTCGCCGTGACGATCCATCCAGCGTTCAACGACGACGCCGAGTTCGACCCCGCCGATGACGATACCGTCGTCGGTGGCGACATCACCGACTGGGACGTGCTCTCGGGCAGCGCCGAGAACCCCGACCGGACGTCGCTTCCGTCGCTCGAGGAGCCGGTGACCATCCGCTCTGGAACGTGCGACGACCCCTCGATCACGTACGACCAGACCGACGACGGACTCACTGCGACCGTCGGTGACGGCGACGACGGCGATCAGGTCTTCCTCCGGCCCTCGTCCGGGCCGGACGACGGCGTCAGGTTCGAGCAGGTCGGCGTGACGACCGAAGGCGAACCGTTCTCGGTCACGTTCGCGGATCGCCACACGGAATCGGCCCCGGACGACGCCGAGACGCTCTCCTCGCTGACCGTCACCGGCGACGGCACACCCGAGGAGACCGAGACGACGATCGTCTTCAGCGTCGAGAAAGACCGACTCGAGGAGAGCGGCGTCGAACCGGAGGACCTCGCACTGTACGAACGGGCGGGCGACGAGTGGCGACAGGTACCGACGTCGGTCCACGACGAATCGAACGAGTCCTACCAGTTCGTCGCGGAGGGCTCGACTGTCTCGTCGCTGGCCGTCGCCGAACAGCGACAGAACCTCGAATCGAGCGGCGGGACGGGGGGGAGCTCGACAGGTGGCGAGGACGACCCCGAATCTATGCGAGGGTTCGGGATCGTCGGGAGCGTCGGCGCGCTGCTGGCGATCGTCTGGCTATGGACGACGAGAAGGAGCAGCGAGTAG
- a CDS encoding glycosyltransferase family 2 protein: protein MYKGETVGVVVPAYNEAGFVGEVIETLPPFVDRAYVVDDRSTDDTWQEIQRTADRVNNRSETVYSNQIHADGGQVFSPRIEAIRHDRNRGVGGAIKTGYARACEDGMDVVAVINGDGQMDPSILDRIIDPVVEGRAEYAKGNRLSSREHREGMSTWRLFGNTVLTFLTKFVSGYWRMNDPQNGYTAISARALETIDVDRLYDGYGFCNDLLVHLNVHDMRIEDVEMESQYGDETSHIRYSTFVPKLSWLLLQRSIWRYNTKYVVADFHPLVFLLALGLAGAGAGVFFAGWSLASAGVVSVQGMLSVIVILLSGLFVTLAMVFDRLANERLQPRVNEPVGRGDR, encoded by the coding sequence ATGTATAAAGGTGAAACAGTCGGCGTCGTGGTCCCTGCGTACAACGAGGCAGGGTTCGTCGGCGAGGTCATCGAAACCCTTCCACCGTTCGTCGACCGAGCGTACGTCGTCGACGACCGATCGACCGACGACACGTGGCAGGAGATCCAGCGGACCGCGGATCGCGTCAACAATCGATCGGAGACCGTCTACTCCAACCAGATTCACGCCGACGGCGGCCAGGTGTTTTCGCCGCGAATCGAGGCGATTCGCCACGACCGAAATCGAGGCGTCGGCGGCGCGATCAAGACGGGGTACGCGCGGGCGTGTGAGGACGGAATGGACGTCGTCGCGGTGATCAACGGCGACGGACAGATGGACCCGTCGATCCTCGATCGGATCATCGATCCGGTCGTCGAGGGACGGGCCGAGTACGCGAAAGGAAACCGACTGTCGAGTCGCGAACACCGCGAGGGAATGTCAACCTGGCGACTGTTCGGCAACACGGTGCTCACTTTCCTCACGAAGTTCGTCAGCGGTTACTGGCGGATGAACGATCCCCAGAACGGCTACACCGCGATTTCCGCACGCGCACTCGAGACGATCGACGTCGATCGCCTCTACGACGGGTACGGGTTCTGTAACGATCTGCTGGTCCACCTGAACGTCCACGATATGCGCATCGAGGACGTCGAGATGGAGTCACAGTACGGGGACGAGACCAGCCACATCAGGTACTCGACGTTCGTTCCGAAACTCTCGTGGCTGCTGTTACAGCGGTCGATCTGGCGGTACAATACCAAGTACGTCGTCGCCGACTTCCACCCGCTCGTCTTCCTGCTCGCACTGGGACTTGCGGGTGCGGGCGCCGGCGTCTTCTTCGCCGGTTGGTCGCTGGCGTCGGCCGGCGTCGTCTCAGTTCAGGGAATGCTGTCAGTCATCGTGATATTGCTCAGCGGCCTGTTCGTCACGCTCGCGATGGTCTTCGACCGCCTCGCGAACGAGCGACTGCAACCGCGCGTGAACGAGCCCGTCGGGAGGGGTGATCGATGA
- the wecB gene encoding non-hydrolyzing UDP-N-acetylglucosamine 2-epimerase, with amino-acid sequence MNVLSVVGARPQFVKAAAVSQRLRPRHDETLVHTGQHYDPELSRVFFEELELDEPDYNLEVGSGPHARQTAEMMARLERIVTDERPDVVLVYGDTNSTLAGALVAAKTSPSLAHVEAGLRSGDMRMPEEVNRILTDHCSDLLFAPSRDAARTLEREGIADGVSVPGDVMYDTLLEVRDRLDAVDPDGIDVPDEYVLATVHRAGNTDDPDRLSEIVDGLCRIPQPVVFPAHPRTVDALHEHGLWARAAEGIDVVDPAGYLTFVQLVSEADCVATDSGGVQKEAFYLDTPCVTLRETTEWRETVEAGWNVLVGADAGRIVDAVYTAADPPSKPDLYGNGNAAERIVAELEREVE; translated from the coding sequence ATGAACGTCCTCTCTGTCGTCGGTGCCCGGCCACAGTTCGTCAAGGCCGCCGCGGTCTCACAGCGGTTGCGTCCGCGCCACGACGAGACACTCGTCCACACCGGCCAACACTACGATCCGGAACTCTCGAGGGTATTCTTCGAGGAACTCGAACTCGACGAACCGGACTACAATCTCGAGGTCGGGTCGGGCCCGCACGCCCGCCAGACCGCGGAGATGATGGCCAGACTCGAGCGGATCGTCACCGACGAGCGTCCCGACGTCGTGCTCGTCTACGGCGACACGAACTCGACGCTCGCGGGTGCGCTCGTGGCCGCGAAGACGTCGCCGTCGCTCGCTCACGTCGAGGCCGGCCTCCGATCGGGCGACATGAGGATGCCCGAGGAGGTCAACCGGATCCTCACCGATCACTGTTCGGATCTCCTCTTTGCACCCAGTCGAGACGCCGCGCGCACCCTCGAGCGCGAGGGGATCGCCGACGGCGTCTCGGTGCCCGGTGACGTGATGTACGACACGCTCCTGGAGGTCCGCGATCGACTGGACGCGGTCGACCCCGACGGGATCGACGTTCCCGACGAGTACGTGCTCGCGACGGTCCATCGAGCTGGAAACACGGACGATCCGGACCGACTCTCGGAGATCGTCGACGGCCTGTGCCGGATCCCGCAACCGGTCGTCTTCCCTGCCCACCCGCGCACGGTCGACGCCCTCCACGAACACGGCCTCTGGGCGCGGGCGGCCGAGGGGATCGACGTCGTCGACCCCGCCGGCTACCTGACGTTCGTCCAACTCGTCAGCGAGGCCGACTGCGTCGCGACGGACTCCGGCGGCGTCCAGAAGGAGGCGTTCTACCTGGACACGCCGTGTGTCACGTTGCGCGAGACGACGGAGTGGCGAGAGACGGTCGAGGCGGGCTGGAACGTCCTCGTCGGCGCGGACGCGGGACGGATCGTCGACGCCGTCTACACCGCTGCCGATCCACCGTCGAAGCCGGACCTCTACGGGAACGGCAACGCAGCGGAGCGAATCGTCGCCGAACTCGAGCGGGAGGTCGAGTGA
- a CDS encoding polysaccharide deacetylase family protein, giving the protein MDDGPRSRTTIDLPDECRRERSPLPSDASFALCLTHDVDRPYKGIRSLYYATQERPTYHLRTALSSTNPYWQFEEIAALEDRLGVRSAFYFLNEQHLLSDRPVGDWLSPTNWVQHLGRYDITAPEIVDAVRKLDAGGWEVGLHGSYHSPDDRNRLREEKAQLEAVLGRPVVGGRQHYLRLSVPDTWRHHRAVGLRYDASLGSSTDVGFHDGYRPLRPFGDDFLVFPLTIMEEALPDPGTQFDDARAACERLMLEAAANDAVVTALWHPRYFNEREFPGYRKLYRWLVERALELDAWVGPPRDLYREFASEPEATPVGTNANADDRTPIETNSTE; this is encoded by the coding sequence ATGGACGACGGGCCCCGCTCACGGACGACGATCGATCTGCCCGACGAGTGTCGGCGAGAGCGATCCCCGCTACCGTCGGACGCGTCGTTCGCCCTCTGTCTCACTCACGACGTCGACCGGCCGTACAAAGGAATCCGGTCGCTGTACTACGCGACCCAGGAACGGCCGACGTACCACCTGCGGACCGCGCTCTCGTCGACGAACCCCTACTGGCAGTTCGAGGAGATCGCGGCGCTCGAGGATCGCCTGGGCGTTCGGTCCGCCTTCTACTTCCTGAACGAACAGCACCTGCTTTCCGACCGGCCGGTCGGCGACTGGCTCTCCCCGACGAACTGGGTCCAACACCTCGGTCGGTACGACATCACCGCTCCCGAGATCGTCGACGCGGTCCGGAAACTCGACGCCGGCGGGTGGGAAGTCGGCCTCCACGGGTCGTACCACTCCCCGGACGACCGCAACCGGCTCCGCGAAGAGAAAGCGCAACTCGAGGCCGTTCTCGGCCGCCCGGTCGTGGGCGGGCGACAACACTACCTCCGACTCTCGGTGCCCGACACCTGGCGTCACCACCGGGCCGTCGGGCTTCGCTACGACGCCAGTCTCGGCTCGAGTACGGACGTCGGTTTCCACGACGGCTACCGACCGCTCCGTCCGTTCGGCGACGACTTCCTCGTGTTTCCCCTGACAATCATGGAGGAGGCACTCCCGGACCCCGGCACGCAGTTCGACGACGCCAGGGCCGCGTGTGAACGACTGATGCTCGAGGCAGCGGCCAACGACGCCGTCGTGACGGCCCTCTGGCACCCGCGCTATTTCAACGAACGGGAGTTTCCGGGGTACCGGAAGCTCTACCGCTGGCTCGTCGAACGGGCGCTCGAACTCGACGCGTGGGTCGGGCCACCCCGGGACCTCTACCGGGAGTTCGCTTCCGAACCGGAAGCGACGCCCGTCGGTACGAACGCGAACGCAGACGATCGCACGCCAATCGAGACAAACTCGACCGAATAA
- a CDS encoding polysaccharide deacetylase family protein — protein sequence MKRRTYLATASTTAAIAIAGCAGGIGTTDDTDDPDEPNESDGNETDGDGDDPSGDDDLPEMVGTFDDFEDLSAWEAVAGSLEADSERMSMGSQSAHLSMAESETQARIVRELSEPIDVEGVVPGLALSTDSSTNVVIQLQDAGGDFHQFLQYTYDGQPFVRQNFGHTEVTGDVDLNEITEIHITFSGGDDNESHLWVDDLHFVPGVEDGRVMVQFQGGFESDYTHAFPIMEEYDLTGATFVAPERIRITDEASGDRMTEDQLAELVDAGWSLGTVGARGLQLHRVDSDQVESDILDPLAWFEDKGYDDAQYFAFPGGRYDPEMYELVGENYDLGFAGRYMSQGWASNRLNITRISADAGQRNLNADQLVDILDWTAEHGGITTIVFYKMDQEDASALEAMASRLAEHRSAGDLELITPGEIANEYVP from the coding sequence ATGAAACGACGTACATACCTCGCGACTGCGTCGACGACCGCCGCGATCGCGATCGCCGGCTGCGCGGGCGGTATTGGAACGACGGACGACACCGACGACCCCGACGAACCGAACGAGTCGGACGGCAACGAAACCGACGGTGACGGCGACGATCCCAGCGGTGACGACGACCTGCCGGAGATGGTCGGCACCTTCGACGACTTCGAGGACCTGAGCGCGTGGGAGGCTGTCGCCGGTTCGCTCGAGGCGGACAGCGAGCGCATGTCGATGGGGTCTCAGTCGGCCCACCTGTCGATGGCCGAGTCCGAGACCCAGGCCAGAATCGTCCGCGAACTGTCCGAGCCGATCGACGTCGAGGGCGTCGTCCCCGGCCTGGCGCTCTCGACCGACAGTTCGACGAACGTGGTGATCCAGCTCCAGGACGCCGGCGGTGACTTCCACCAGTTCCTTCAGTACACCTACGATGGACAGCCGTTCGTCAGGCAAAACTTCGGACACACGGAGGTCACCGGTGACGTCGACCTCAACGAGATCACCGAGATCCACATCACCTTCTCGGGTGGCGACGACAACGAGAGTCACCTCTGGGTCGACGACTTGCACTTCGTCCCCGGGGTCGAAGACGGCCGGGTGATGGTGCAGTTCCAGGGCGGGTTCGAGTCGGATTACACGCACGCGTTCCCGATCATGGAAGAGTACGACCTGACTGGAGCGACGTTCGTCGCTCCCGAGAGGATTCGCATCACCGACGAGGCGAGCGGCGATCGGATGACCGAGGACCAACTGGCCGAACTCGTGGACGCTGGCTGGTCGCTCGGCACCGTCGGTGCGCGAGGTCTCCAGCTACACCGGGTCGACTCCGACCAGGTCGAATCGGATATCCTCGATCCCCTCGCGTGGTTCGAGGACAAAGGCTACGACGACGCGCAGTACTTCGCGTTCCCCGGCGGCCGGTACGACCCGGAGATGTACGAACTCGTCGGGGAGAACTACGATCTCGGCTTCGCGGGACGGTACATGTCACAGGGATGGGCGAGCAACCGGCTCAACATCACGCGCATCTCCGCGGATGCGGGCCAGCGAAACCTCAACGCTGACCAGCTGGTCGACATCCTCGACTGGACGGCCGAACACGGCGGTATCACGACGATCGTCTTCTACAAGATGGACCAGGAAGACGCCTCGGCGCTCGAGGCGATGGCCTCGCGTCTCGCGGAACACCGGTCTGCGGGTGATCTCGAGTTGATCACGCCGGGCGAGATCGCCAACGAGTACGTTCCCTGA